A genomic window from Silene latifolia isolate original U9 population chromosome 11, ASM4854445v1, whole genome shotgun sequence includes:
- the LOC141613845 gene encoding uncharacterized protein LOC141613845: MWVRTEEERWRFYFFFSPLSSFCPKLPIPSNIPLAHEAIFKINSKKKGKSGSFAFMADMSKAYDWVRWDFLQAVLYRFGFSENMIQLIMNCVSTVSYEVLFNGAPLKQFKPECGLTQGDPLSPYLFLLCMEVLSSNVISAQAHGSLTGFKICRGQRLNEEKCGLLFSPNMTLRRVQRCLTTFNIKTNKGIGKYLGMPLEFQGSKKEIFKGLLDNVTKRVSSWNGVFLSPTGRLTLISSVLSNISIYFLSVFKIPLNSGGWNHQFIQLLFTEETTNRILATVLRTNQTEDVPIWPATQHGSYTVKSGYGMVFSEFFNRTASVWDMTRLNTRQKDFCGSRLWHMSGPRSWKILVWKILSNSLPVGEEFERRNIPWNTSCCLCQPFCEAIETVDHIFKDCEITARVWASSPLGVNSTQTRHISARDWIINWILYLRTLDEWEVQTTQFLAIIVSLWNLRNNARFRGERFIPEAFFRVYNRLVSDALNAVKESKTQVVLMVDASWRKSCHASWGWVAMDSEENVICNGSGRGFSESPLQAEAIGVLKALIWARDCGFLHVEVSSDCLQLLFQ, translated from the exons ATGTGGGTGAGGACTGAGGAGGAGCGATGGCgtttctatttctttttctcaccTCTTAGTTCATTTTGTCCCAAACTCCCAATACCAAGTAATATTCCCTTAGCGCATGAGGCAATTTTCAAAATCAATTCTAAAAAAAAGGGTAAATCTGGAAGTTTTGCTTTCATGGCGGATATGAGTAAGGCATATGATTGGGTTCGATGGGACTTCCTCCAAGCTGTTCTGTATAGGTTTGGTTTTTCTGAAAATATGATACAACTTATAATGAACTGTGTTTCTACAGTTTCTTATGAAGTTCTTTTCAATGGTGCCCCTCTCAAGCAGTTCAAACCGGAATGCGGTCTTACACAAGGAGATCCCTTATCGCCTTATTTGTTTCTTTTATGCATGGAGGTTCTATCATCCAATGTAATTTCTGCGCAGGCTCATGGATCTCTTACGGGGTTTAAGATCTGCAGAG GTCAGAGGCTGAATGAAGAGAAATGTGGGCTGCTGTTTAGCCCAAATATGACTCTCCGTAGAGTTCAGAGATGTCTTACGACATTCAACATTAAAACCAATAAAGGCATTGGGAAATATCTGGGTATGCCTTTGGAGTTCCAAGGCTCCAAGAAAGAAATTTTCAAAGGCTTACTGGATAATGTTACCAAGCGTGTTTCTTCTTGGAATGGGGTCTTTCTATCACCGACAGGGAGGCTCACCCTAATATCGTCTGTTCTATCAAACATCTCTATTTACTTTCTATCGGTTttcaaaataccg CTGAATTCTGGGGGTTGGAATCATCAATTCATACAATTACTTTTTACTGAGGAAACCACCAATAGGATCTTGGCCACGGTTCTAAGAACTAACCAGACAGAAGATGTTCCCATTTGGCCCGCTACACAACATGGTTCTTACACGGTGAAAAGCGGTTATGGGATGGTCTTCAGTGAATTCTTCAATAGAACTGCATCTGTGTGGGATATGACGAGATTAAACACTAGACAAAAGGATTTCTGTGGTTCCCGCTTATGGCATATGTCGGGACCACGGTCATGGAAGATTTTGGTATGGAAGATTCTTTCAAATTCCCTGCCAGTGGGAGAGGAATTTGAGAGACGGAATATACCATGGAATACTTCATGCTGCCTATGTCAACCATTCTGTGAGGCTATCGAAACTGTGGATCACATTTTCAAGGACTGTGAGATAACGGCTAGGGTATGGGCAAGTTCACCCCTAGGTGTGAACTCTACTCAAACGAGACACATCAGTGCTAGAGATTGGATTATCAATTGGATCCTTTACCTACGCACCCTTGATGAGTGGGAGGTACAAACAACTCAATTTCTTGCTATTATTGTGTCTTTGTGGAATTTGCGTAATAATGCACGATTCAGGGGAGAAAGGTTCATTCCTGAGGCTTTCTTCCGGGTTTATAACCGTTTGGTTAGCGATGCATTAAATGCGGTGAAGGAGTCTAAAACCCAGGTAGT ACTTATGGTAGATGCAAGCTGGCGGAAATCGTGTCATGCATCATGGGGATGGGTTGCTATGGATTCGGAAGAAAACGTGATATGTAATGGCAGCGGAAGGGGCTTTTCAGAGAGTCCATTACAGGCCGAGGCTATAGGAGTTCTGAAGGCTCTTATATGGGCTAGAGACTGCGGATTCCTTCATGTGGAAGTTTCATCAGATTGTTTACAACTTCTATTCCAATGA